A part of Bremerella cremea genomic DNA contains:
- a CDS encoding DUF2809 domain-containing protein, which produces MKRLAYFGLAVLVVMLGLASRRFRGELPAFIGAYSGDTLWALMMYLVVSTLLPGWRILSRGAIALSLAFLVEVSQLYHAPWIDAIRATTLGGLVLGFGFLGSDFVCYTVGVALGVASEGAIVRLARAAAEKPIR; this is translated from the coding sequence ATGAAACGACTCGCCTATTTCGGCCTTGCAGTTCTCGTGGTCATGCTTGGGTTGGCTTCGCGTCGTTTTCGGGGGGAACTGCCGGCGTTTATCGGCGCGTACAGCGGAGACACCTTGTGGGCGTTGATGATGTACCTGGTGGTCAGTACGCTGCTGCCTGGCTGGCGGATTCTATCGCGCGGGGCAATCGCGTTGTCACTGGCATTTCTCGTGGAGGTCAGCCAGCTTTACCACGCACCGTGGATCGACGCGATTCGCGCGACCACGCTGGGCGGTCTGGTCCTGGGGTTTGGTTTCTTAGGGAGCGACTTCGTTTGCTACACCGTCGGGGTTGCTCTGGGCGTGGCGTCTGAAGGGGCGATTGTTCGCCTCGCGCGTGCTGCGGCAGAGAAGCCCATTAGATAA